From a single Rosa rugosa chromosome 7, drRosRugo1.1, whole genome shotgun sequence genomic region:
- the LOC133721698 gene encoding uncharacterized protein LOC133721698 — protein sequence MVEDDAKRLEEGFGNKPVPEVNEEEHKKDILISTEKVAYESGGSGDIIDRLEEKIAVSEPREVEQVKGEEEQPLQVKQKSKRVATLDAFRGLTIVVMILVDDAGGAYSRIDHSPWNGCTLADFVMPFFLFIVGVAIALALKRIPKTSDAIKKIILRTIKLLFWGIILQGGYSHAPYDLAYGVDMKKIRWFGILQRIALVYCVVALIETFTTKLRPTVLESGPVSIFTAYRWQWIGGFVAFLVYMITTFSLYVPDWSFVVLHDDGSTKKYLVECGMRGHLGPACNAVGYVDRQVWGINHLYNQPVWSRLKACTLSAPSAGPFRKGAPSWCRAPFEPEGLLSSISAILSGTIGIHYGHILTHFKGHAERLKQWVSMGLVLIIIGIILHFTDAIPINKQLYSFSYVCFTAGAAGLVFSGFYLLIDVWGYRTPFLFLEWIGMNAMLVFVMAAQGIFAGFVNGWYYESPDKTLVYWIQEHVFNNVWHSERLGTLLYVIFAEITFWGVVSGILHKLGIYWKL from the exons ATGGTGGAGGATGATGCTAAGAGGTTGGAAGAAGGGTTCGGGAATAAACCAGTGCCTGAAGTCAATGAAGAAGAGCATAAGAAGGATATTTTGATCAGTACTGAGAAAGTAGCATATGAAAGTGGTGGaagtggagatataattgaccGTTTGGAGGAGAAGATAGCTGTGTCGGAGCCTCGGGAGGTGGAGCAAGTCAAGGGTGAGGAGGAACAACCACTGCAGGTTAAGCAGAAGAGCAAGAGGGTTGCTACTTTGGATGCATTCAGAGGCCTTACCATTGTG GTCATGATATTGGTGGATGACGCCGGGGGAGCATACTCGCGTATTGACCACTCGCCATGGAATGGATGCACCTTGGCTGACTTTGTCATgcccttcttcctcttcatagTTGGTGTCGCCATTGCCCTTGCTCTTAAG AGAATTCCCAAGACCAGTGATGCCATCAAGAAGATTATTCTGAGAACAATAAAGCTTCTCTTTTGGGGAATCATTTTGCAAG GTGGATACTCTCATGCACCCTATGATTTAGCTTATGGAGTTGACATGAAAAAAATTAGATGGTTTGGCATCCTCCAG AGAATAGCATTGGTTTACTGTGTTGTTGCTCTAATAGAGACATTTACCACCAAACTCAGACCAACCGTTCTTGAATCTGGACCGGTCTCTATTTTCACAGCATATAGATGGCAGTG GATTGGAGGATTTGTTGCCTTCCTGGTCTACATGATTACAACATTTTCGCTTTATGTTCCGGATTGGAGTTTTGTGGTACTCCACGACGATGGCTCAACAAAGAAATACTTG GTTGAGTGTGGGATGAGAGGACATCTAGGACCTGCTTGCAATGCAGTTGGATACGTGGATCGACAGGTCTGGGGCATAAATCATCTCTACAATCAACCTGTTTGGAGCCGTTTGAAG GCATGCACACTTAGTGCTCCCAGCGCTGGTCCTTTTAGAAAGGGCGCTCCAAGTTGGTGCAGAGCTCCTTTTGAACCAGAAGGCCTTTTGAG TTCCATTTCAGCTATTCTTAGTGGCACGATCGGCATCCATTACGGACACATTTTGACCCACTTCAAG GGTCACGCAGAGAGGCTCAAACAATGGGTCTCAATGGGGCTTGTCTTAATTATCATAGGCATCATTCTACATTTTACAGATG CAATTCCTATCAATAAGCAACTCTACAGCTTCAGCTATGTCTGTTTCACAGCTGGTGCAGCTGGATTAGTTTTCTCTGGATTTTACTTACTG ATTGATGTTTGGGGCTATCGGACGCCATTCTTATTCCTGGAATGGATAGGAATGAATGCAATGCTAGTGTTTGTGATGGCAGCTCAAGGCATCTTTGCAGGCTTCGTAAATGGATGGTACTATGAATCCCCAGACAAAACACTA GTGTACTGGATCCAGGAGCATGTGTTTAACAATGTATGGCACTCAGAGAGGCTAGGAACCCTCTTATATGTCATATTTGCTGAAATTACATTCTGGGGAGTAGTTTCTGGCATATTGCACAAACTCGGAATATATTGGAAGTTGTAG
- the LOC133720735 gene encoding protein NUCLEAR FUSION DEFECTIVE 4-like, whose amino-acid sequence MVAAEFSSGAFGSTEMRSFGLQVLRGRWFMVFASMLILSVAGATYMFGLYSTDVKTSLGYDQTTLNLLSFFKDLGGNVGIIAGLVNEVTAPWVVLLIGSVMNFFGYFMIWLAVTGRTSKPRVWQMCLYICIGANSQTFSNTGAVVSCVKNFPSSRGSVLGLLKGLVGLSGAIITQLYRAFYGRNSKALILLIAWLPAAVSIVFLPIIRLIKIVRQPNELRIFYNLLYITLGLAGFLMALIIMQHKLNFSRICYIGGASVVLILLFLPIAVVIIEEFKLWKTKIKAVNEPIQLKVVAENPAPAELVPVATPQTQQKHKSCLQTVFKPPVRGEDYSILQALFSIDMLILFIATICGVGGTLTAIDNLGQIGNSLGYPTDSISTFISLVSIWNYLGRVTSGFSSEALLKKYKFPRPLMLTLVLLLSCVGHLLIAFGVPNSLYFSSVIIGFCFGAQWPLIFAIISELFGLKYYATLINFGGAASPIGAYILNVKVAGNLYDAAALKQLETLGKNREAGQDLTCVGVECYKLAFIIIAAVALFGSLVSFILVIRTRKFYQSDIYKKFREEAEAAEADFALGVVGADTSSSSKAAQGPEADLESKK is encoded by the coding sequence ATGGTGGCGGCAGAGTTTAGTTCTGGTGCTTTTGGCTCCACGGAAATGAGAAGCTTTGGGTTGCAAGTACTCCGTGGACGATGGTTCATGGTGTTTGCTTCAATGCTAATCCTCTCCGTGGCCGGAGCAACCTACATGTTTGGTCTCTACTCCACAGACGTCAAAACCTCTTTGGGCTATGACCAAACAACACTCAATCTCCTAAGCTTCTTCAAGGACTTGGGAGGCAATGTCGGAATCATAGCTGGTCTAGTTAACGAAGTCACAGCTCCATGGGTGGTGCTCTTAATCGGTTCAGTCATGAACTTTTTCGGTTACTTCATGATCTGGCTAGCTGTCACTGGTCGAACCTCGAAACCACGCGTGTGGCAGATGtgtttgtacatttgcataGGTGCAAATTCTCAGACTTTCTCAAACACAGGAGCTGTGGTGAGCTGTGTGAAGAACTTTCCTTCTAGTAGAGGAAGTGTTTTGGGGCTTTTGAAGGGACTTGTTGGTTTGAGTGGTGCTATTATCACACAGCTCTACCGTGCTTTCTATGGACGTAACTCAAAGGCTTTGATTTTACTAATTGCTTGGCTTCCGGCTGCTGTTTCGATTGTGTTTCTTCCCATCATTCGTTTGATCAAGATCGTTAGACAGCCAAATGAGCTCAGGATTTTCTACAATCTTCTTTACATTACTCTCGGACTAGCTGGATTTCTCATGGCTTTGATTATCATGCAGCACAAGCTGAATTTTTCTAGAATTTGTTACATTGGAGGTGCTTCAGTTGTGCTTATACTACTCTTTCTTCCAATCGCGGTTGTTATAATCGAAGAATTCAAGCTCTGGAAGACGAAAATCAAAGCTGTGAATGAGCCAATTCAGCTCAAAGTAGTAGCTGAAAATCCAGCTCCTGCTGAATTAGTACCTGTTGCAACTCCACAAACCCAGCAGAAGCATAAATCTTGCTTGCAAACTGTCTTCAAGCCGCCCGTTAGAGGTGAGGATTACTCGATTTTGCAAGCACTTTTTAGCATTGACATGTTGATCTTGTTCATTGCTACAATCTGTGGTGTTGGAGGTACCTTAACCGCGATTGATAATCTCGGTCAGATTGGGAACTCATTAGGCTACCCAACTGACAGCATTAGCACTTTCATATCTCTGGTAAGCATATGGAACTACCTTGGAAGAGTTACTTCTGGCTTTTCTTCAGAAGCCCTTTTGAAGAAGTACAAATTCCCAAGACCACTTATGCTCACTCTAGTGCTTCTCTTATCATGTGTTGGCCATCTCCTAATAGCGTTCGGGGTCCCCAACTCTCTCTACTTTTCTTCTGTGATTATTGGGTTCTGTTTTGGAGCTCAATGGCCATTGATTTTTGCCATCATTTCTGAACTCTTTGGCCTCAAGTACTATGCCACCTTAATCAATTTTGGTGGTGCTGCTAGCCCTATTGGGGCTTATATCCTCAATGTGAAAGTTGCCGGAAACTTGTATGATGCAGCGGCTTTGAAGCAACTAGAGACTTTGGGGAAGAATAGAGAAGCAGGACAAGACTTAACTTGTGTAGGAGTGGAATGTTACAAATTGGCTTTCATCATAATTGCTGCTGTGGCATTGTTTGGGAGCCTTGTTTCATTTATTTTGGTGATCAGAACAAGAAAATTCTACCAAAGTGATATTTACAAGAAGTTCAGAGAGGAAGCTGAGGCAGCAGAAGCAGATTTCGCTCTAGGTGTTGTTGGTGCCGATACTTCAAGCTCATCAAAAGCAGCACAAGGACCAGAGGCAGACTTGGAGTCAAAAAAATAG